Proteins encoded in a region of the Paenibacillus sp. W2I17 genome:
- a CDS encoding IS3 family transposase, translated as MEDHRSEFSLEKMCRTFQVSRSGYYRWRMDRTSKRQNRKDEVMKRIRYHFYDHQMRCGSPKITYLLHLEGLRISSRTVSIYMRQMNLRSVVMPKYRVQTTDSKHDHPLAPNTLNQQFKTSKPNTVWVTDITYIPCRGGRLYLASVLDLCTREIVGWRLYNHMETSLVMGALEEAYKAKRPAPGLLHHSDRGSQYTSKEYVEQLKSYGMESSMSRRGNCYDNACIESWHSILKKELIYCNPRFKTPEEAYTAIYQYIEFYYNRKRMHGALGYLSPARFAMKFTDKSAA; from the coding sequence GTGGAAGATCATCGCTCCGAGTTTTCTTTGGAGAAGATGTGCAGAACCTTTCAAGTATCACGGAGCGGATATTACAGATGGCGAATGGACCGAACCAGCAAGCGGCAGAACCGCAAAGACGAGGTCATGAAGCGTATTCGGTATCATTTTTACGACCACCAGATGCGGTGTGGAAGCCCTAAAATTACGTATCTGCTCCATTTAGAAGGGTTGCGAATCTCTTCCCGTACCGTCAGTATATACATGCGTCAAATGAATCTACGTTCTGTGGTCATGCCCAAATATCGCGTTCAGACGACGGATTCCAAACACGACCATCCCCTTGCGCCAAATACGCTGAATCAGCAATTTAAAACGTCCAAACCGAATACGGTATGGGTTACCGACATCACCTACATTCCTTGCCGAGGAGGTCGTCTATATCTGGCCAGCGTTCTGGATTTGTGCACACGTGAAATTGTAGGCTGGCGTCTATATAACCATATGGAAACCAGTTTGGTGATGGGTGCACTGGAGGAAGCTTACAAGGCCAAACGCCCCGCTCCGGGATTACTCCATCACTCGGATCGCGGCTCTCAATACACGTCAAAAGAATACGTGGAGCAACTAAAATCATACGGAATGGAATCAAGCATGAGCCGCCGAGGAAACTGTTATGATAACGCCTGTATTGAGTCGTGGCACAGTATTTTAAAGAAGGAACTCATTTACTGCAACCCTCGTTTTAAGACACCGGAAGAGGCTTATACTGCCATCTACCAGTACATTGAGTTCTATTACAACCGCAAGCGAATGCATGGCGCGCTAGGGTATCTTTCCCCTGCTCGTTTTGCGATGAAATTTACGGACAAATCCGCAGCGTAG
- a CDS encoding stalk domain-containing protein — protein sequence MGVGATIYYPIQVKGGLFYTGDPHFAQGDGEVALTALEASLRGTVRLTVLKKGDPSLPHRGEFTQPFAETEDYWIPIGLDPDLDEAMKESVRESIQFLSDKLDMDRSVAYAYLSAATDYEVSQVVDRTKGVHGLIRKTDFLEYVDVAMNVGGTLIKPVVHNNEFYVPIRTISELLGGTVVWDNKTRTTQIKLGTKNISAQIGSDVYSINDKLVFNSNVPKLLNGETVVPVSVINEILGAYVNWTTIDKMLTANVSLSKKQ from the coding sequence TTGGGTGTTGGTGCAACTATTTATTATCCGATTCAAGTTAAAGGCGGGCTATTCTATACTGGAGATCCACACTTTGCTCAAGGAGATGGAGAAGTAGCGTTAACTGCATTGGAAGCTTCCTTAAGGGGGACAGTTCGGTTAACGGTGTTAAAGAAAGGTGATCCATCACTACCACATCGTGGAGAATTCACGCAACCCTTTGCTGAAACAGAGGATTATTGGATTCCAATTGGACTGGACCCTGATTTGGATGAAGCAATGAAAGAATCAGTACGTGAATCGATTCAATTCTTATCTGATAAGCTTGATATGGATAGAAGTGTAGCTTATGCTTACCTATCGGCCGCAACGGACTATGAAGTATCTCAGGTCGTAGACCGAACTAAAGGGGTTCATGGACTCATTCGAAAAACCGATTTCCTTGAATATGTTGACGTTGCAATGAACGTAGGTGGTACGTTAATCAAACCGGTTGTTCATAACAATGAGTTCTACGTACCGATTCGAACAATTTCCGAGCTATTGGGCGGTACAGTAGTGTGGGATAATAAGACGCGTACAACGCAAATCAAATTAGGTACGAAAAATATAAGTGCTCAAATTGGTTCAGATGTTTATTCAATTAACGATAAACTAGTGTTCAATAGTAACGTACCAAAGCTTTTAAATGGCGAAACCGTAGTTCCGGTTTCTGTTATTAATGAAATACTAGGTGCTTATGTAAACTGGACGACGATCGACAAGATGTTAACAGCAAATGTATCGTTAAGTAAAAAGCAATAA
- a CDS encoding sulfurtransferase, translated as MKNIVSMRWLLARMYEPDVVIADCRFLLGQPEAGRQAYEAGHIPGAVYLDLEKDLSSPVSAHGGRHPLPDPAVLASRLSKAGIGSNSRIVAYDDQGGMNASRLWWLLRYIGHEQVYIMDEGFSAWKNAKFPVTADVPVQIPASFEVNVQPAMLASVEDVQQASASGSAVLIDSRDARRYAGLEEPIDAKAGHIPGAVNYFWKDVLDWDGRWTDTGVLEERFSKLDKDGAIIVYCGSGISACPNVIALEEAGYTNVKLYSGSWSDWISYDENPVATGNAEEHKDV; from the coding sequence ATGAAAAATATTGTATCCATGCGCTGGCTGCTCGCCAGAATGTATGAACCGGATGTGGTCATTGCAGATTGCCGATTCTTGCTCGGTCAACCGGAGGCTGGAAGACAAGCCTATGAAGCTGGACATATTCCAGGAGCTGTCTATCTCGATTTGGAAAAAGATCTGTCCTCTCCTGTGTCTGCGCACGGAGGGCGTCACCCGCTTCCTGATCCGGCTGTGCTCGCAAGTCGTCTGTCCAAAGCTGGCATCGGCTCCAATAGTCGTATTGTTGCTTATGACGATCAAGGCGGGATGAATGCATCTCGGCTATGGTGGCTGCTTCGCTATATCGGTCATGAACAGGTGTATATCATGGACGAAGGTTTCTCCGCTTGGAAAAACGCCAAATTCCCAGTGACCGCGGATGTGCCAGTTCAGATCCCGGCTTCTTTTGAGGTGAATGTGCAGCCAGCCATGCTGGCAAGTGTTGAGGATGTTCAGCAGGCTTCGGCCAGTGGCAGTGCCGTGCTAATTGACTCCCGTGATGCTCGCCGCTATGCGGGTCTGGAGGAACCGATTGATGCCAAGGCTGGACATATTCCAGGTGCGGTGAATTATTTTTGGAAAGATGTGTTGGATTGGGATGGACGTTGGACAGATACTGGGGTGTTAGAAGAGCGTTTCAGTAAACTGGACAAGGATGGTGCGATCATCGTGTATTGCGGCTCCGGCATCTCTGCTTGCCCGAACGTGATTGCGCTGGAAGAAGCGGGGTATACGAATGTGAAGTTGTATTCCGGAAGTTGGAGCGACTGGATTAGTTATGATGAGAATCCGGTGGCTACAGGTAATGCGGAAGAGCACAAAGACGTATAG
- a CDS encoding AraC family transcriptional regulator: protein MKATLNVQEHILIWNCASLKIMDVRHIVIQADECVRPYLFPASAFLYVTNGNATVILDGNEHATKPFYMLHGGKNTRLEIIPTDESFHYYLILYKASLPLPGNQHTLQQPDQPLPFHLQYGFIPYHPAILYEITERMLGEWNRPGRLERLHTKTLFYQFVYELLRQLDQQQVSIVRPNLASQLIRYMQEHYAQPLTRETLARTFHYSVPYLSKYFRRETGASLIDYLIGIRMNKAVTLLQKTKLSLQEVAASVGYADVSYFIRMFKKHTGVTPKQFKDESGQVTRGSYRPILRLRSSIAPRKLRRYIDIRDDNHYQHSEKGDLRMYRSKLPVGITLLLCLTLLVSACSRPANTNGSTGSTQSPTVGAESNISNTTNGSSEMVTYSAVNGEVQIPKKPQRVVMVAGAFTGHLLALDLKPVGTGDESFNSYTEGKLDDVVNIGNDVPYEKIMELQPDLIVVWNDPETIEKLSKIAPTVAVEYGVPLRQQLMDFGKMTGREEQAKAWIAEWDAKIAEYKPLVEQAVGNHTVSIFDTGSAKEFYAYGSFGRGGDIIYGEFGLKAPPIIQKEAIDSGKGWAKLSLELLPQYAGDYIFISGWTGDESGDSVFDGPIWDNLPAVQNNHVYREESRGFVFSDPISLEAQLKFVVDSLTKTE, encoded by the coding sequence TTGAAAGCAACCTTGAATGTACAAGAACACATACTCATCTGGAATTGTGCATCGCTCAAAATCATGGATGTACGACATATTGTCATACAGGCCGACGAGTGCGTACGTCCTTACCTGTTCCCTGCCAGCGCCTTTTTGTACGTAACGAATGGCAATGCAACCGTGATCTTAGACGGAAATGAGCATGCTACCAAACCATTTTATATGCTTCATGGGGGCAAAAACACCCGTCTGGAAATCATCCCAACGGACGAATCCTTTCATTATTACCTGATTCTCTATAAAGCCTCCTTACCGCTGCCTGGCAATCAGCATACACTTCAACAACCGGATCAACCATTGCCATTCCACCTCCAGTACGGTTTTATTCCATACCATCCTGCCATCCTCTACGAAATCACTGAGCGAATGCTAGGCGAGTGGAATAGACCGGGACGCTTGGAGCGACTCCATACCAAAACACTATTCTATCAATTTGTATATGAATTGCTCAGACAACTGGATCAACAGCAGGTAAGCATTGTTAGGCCTAACCTTGCTTCTCAGCTTATTCGCTATATGCAGGAGCACTACGCCCAGCCGCTGACGCGGGAAACCCTCGCTCGTACATTCCATTACAGCGTCCCTTATCTGTCCAAGTACTTCCGACGTGAAACTGGCGCAAGTCTAATCGATTACTTAATCGGTATTAGGATGAACAAAGCAGTAACACTGCTGCAAAAGACCAAGTTATCTCTGCAAGAAGTCGCTGCAAGCGTCGGATATGCTGATGTATCCTATTTTATAAGAATGTTTAAAAAGCATACGGGAGTGACACCAAAGCAATTCAAGGATGAGTCCGGACAAGTGACGAGAGGTTCTTATCGTCCTATCCTTAGGCTTCGATCATCCATTGCTCCGCGTAAACTCCGTCGTTATATTGATATCAGAGATGATAATCATTATCAACATAGCGAAAAAGGAGATTTACGGATGTATAGAAGCAAACTACCTGTAGGAATTACCCTACTGTTGTGCCTAACTCTATTGGTTAGCGCATGTTCCAGGCCAGCAAACACGAATGGAAGCACTGGCAGTACGCAAAGTCCAACTGTAGGTGCAGAGAGTAATATCAGTAACACCACAAACGGAAGCTCGGAGATGGTAACCTATTCTGCGGTTAACGGTGAAGTACAAATCCCAAAAAAACCTCAAAGGGTCGTAATGGTTGCAGGAGCCTTTACTGGTCATTTGCTAGCTCTTGACCTTAAGCCTGTTGGAACTGGTGATGAGTCCTTTAACAGTTATACAGAAGGAAAGCTCGATGACGTTGTCAACATCGGTAACGATGTACCCTACGAGAAAATCATGGAGTTGCAGCCGGATTTAATTGTCGTTTGGAATGACCCTGAAACGATCGAAAAGCTGTCCAAAATTGCACCGACCGTCGCTGTTGAATATGGAGTACCTCTGCGGCAGCAATTGATGGATTTTGGCAAGATGACTGGTAGAGAAGAGCAAGCGAAGGCCTGGATCGCAGAGTGGGACGCTAAAATCGCTGAATATAAACCACTCGTGGAGCAAGCAGTAGGTAATCACACGGTTTCGATTTTTGATACGGGAAGTGCCAAAGAATTTTATGCCTACGGGAGCTTTGGTAGAGGTGGAGATATTATTTATGGCGAGTTCGGCCTGAAGGCACCGCCGATCATTCAGAAGGAAGCCATCGATAGCGGCAAAGGTTGGGCCAAGTTATCACTTGAATTGTTACCACAATATGCAGGAGATTATATCTTTATTAGTGGATGGACAGGTGATGAGAGTGGGGATTCCGTTTTTGATGGTCCTATCTGGGATAACCTCCCTGCTGTCCAGAATAATCACGTTTATCGTGAGGAAAGCCGTGGCTTCGTGTTTAGTGACCCAATTTCGTTGGAAGCCCAACTTAAATTTGTGGTAGACAGCCTAACCAAAACGGAGTGA
- a CDS encoding ankyrin repeat domain-containing protein, translating to MEFIHEDEKLAVNVIQAIHTGDIPTLEQLLAENPGLAKIGILERKPDNVDTDSSISRTLLHVVTDWPGHFPNGADTVQVLTKFGAEVNAPFVGPNIETPLHWAASSNDVQVLDALLDAGADLEAPGAVIAGGTPLDDAIAFAQWDAARRLVERGAIFALWHAAALGDIHAIQEHFKGAQLPGRYPWGTSTSPSPPDAVTVAFWCACHGGQRETAECLLDQGAELNWIASWDGMTPLDTAKRNFSAELIPWLESQGAKSASEIHM from the coding sequence ATGGAGTTTATTCACGAAGATGAAAAACTTGCAGTGAACGTTATTCAAGCCATTCACACTGGAGATATTCCAACGTTAGAGCAACTGCTGGCAGAGAATCCGGGATTGGCAAAGATAGGAATATTGGAAAGAAAGCCTGACAACGTAGATACAGATTCTAGTATCTCACGAACGCTGCTACACGTGGTGACTGATTGGCCGGGGCACTTCCCTAATGGAGCGGATACCGTGCAAGTATTGACCAAGTTCGGTGCGGAAGTGAACGCTCCTTTTGTCGGTCCAAATATTGAAACACCTTTGCATTGGGCTGCAAGCTCCAATGATGTTCAAGTGCTTGATGCCCTTCTTGATGCTGGCGCAGACCTTGAAGCGCCTGGCGCGGTGATCGCCGGTGGCACGCCGCTGGACGATGCTATTGCTTTTGCACAATGGGATGCAGCACGGCGCTTGGTTGAGCGCGGCGCGATCTTTGCCCTTTGGCATGCGGCCGCCCTTGGAGATATTCACGCCATACAAGAACATTTTAAAGGGGCCCAACTCCCGGGACGTTATCCTTGGGGAACAAGCACCTCCCCTTCTCCTCCCGATGCAGTAACCGTTGCCTTCTGGTGTGCTTGCCATGGAGGTCAAAGAGAAACAGCCGAATGCCTGCTTGACCAAGGCGCCGAACTGAACTGGATTGCCAGCTGGGATGGAATGACTCCACTGGACACAGCAAAACGCAATTTTTCAGCTGAACTGATCCCGTGGCTTGAAAGTCAAGGTGCCAAATCCGCTAGCGAGATTCACATGTAG
- a CDS encoding transposase translates to MGEQRQRYNEEFKKQTVKFIQEQTKTLGDLAEELNIPKSTLHQWMSKYRELKHEPVASVDRVKELEAELQEMRRLLQEKEHTLADTQEELAIVKKAVHIFSKPKS, encoded by the coding sequence ATGGGAGAACAGCGGCAACGATATAACGAAGAATTCAAGAAACAAACGGTCAAATTCATTCAAGAGCAGACGAAGACACTTGGAGATTTGGCAGAAGAACTCAACATTCCAAAAAGTACGTTGCACCAATGGATGAGTAAGTACCGCGAACTAAAACATGAGCCTGTTGCCAGTGTAGATCGAGTGAAGGAACTGGAAGCAGAGCTTCAAGAGATGCGCCGGTTGCTTCAAGAGAAAGAGCACACGCTTGCGGATACACAAGAAGAACTGGCGATTGTAAAAAAAGCAGTGCACATCTTCAGCAAACCAAAGAGCTAA
- a CDS encoding FAD-binding oxidoreductase, producing MNKQKIVIIGAGIVGACMAYHLAKRNQDVTVIERHSSAAREVTEKSFAWIHTTHRVAPEYWHLYDAAVEEYHILQQELSELKIHWHGALTWDTPPLREQHFQKLNREQLEALEPNLKDYPDEAMFVSEEGAVDPIAVTELLLSKAQEYGAKIQFDTNVTQLKQEGSRLVGVHTSKGFVESDVVVLAAGTGTPELCNPLGCHVPVTSSPSILIRMKTANKLIHTLISNAQFEARQLTDYTLLAAEDYIDESEANGPQAVGKRAYDTLRRSLKHGNQLELESIKVGWRPMPEDGYPIVGFHDHMNGLYLTLMHSAITLAPLIANLAASEIIDGKSRNELAPCRLSRF from the coding sequence TTGAATAAACAAAAAATTGTGATCATTGGTGCAGGGATTGTTGGGGCGTGTATGGCCTATCACCTAGCCAAACGAAATCAAGATGTAACTGTTATTGAACGGCACTCATCCGCGGCGCGTGAAGTCACGGAAAAATCATTTGCCTGGATACATACGACGCATAGAGTGGCACCTGAATACTGGCATTTGTACGATGCAGCTGTGGAAGAATATCACATTCTTCAGCAAGAGTTGTCCGAACTGAAAATTCATTGGCATGGCGCGCTAACTTGGGACACTCCGCCTCTAAGGGAGCAACACTTTCAAAAATTAAACCGGGAGCAGCTTGAGGCATTGGAGCCCAATCTGAAGGATTATCCGGATGAAGCCATGTTTGTCAGCGAAGAAGGTGCGGTGGACCCTATAGCGGTAACGGAGCTGTTGTTGAGCAAAGCGCAAGAGTACGGAGCAAAGATTCAGTTCGACACCAACGTTACACAGCTGAAGCAAGAGGGTTCCCGTCTGGTTGGTGTTCATACATCCAAGGGTTTTGTGGAGTCGGATGTTGTGGTATTGGCCGCAGGAACAGGTACACCCGAACTTTGTAACCCGTTAGGTTGTCACGTGCCGGTAACTTCGTCACCTTCGATTCTGATTCGGATGAAAACTGCTAATAAACTGATACACACATTAATCTCCAATGCGCAATTTGAAGCGCGTCAACTGACAGATTATACGTTGCTGGCTGCGGAAGACTATATCGACGAGTCGGAGGCAAATGGACCACAGGCGGTCGGTAAGCGAGCTTACGACACATTGCGTCGCAGTCTCAAGCACGGAAATCAACTGGAACTGGAGAGCATAAAAGTTGGATGGAGACCCATGCCTGAAGACGGTTATCCGATTGTGGGCTTCCATGATCACATGAATGGACTTTATCTGACGCTAATGCATTCTGCAATTACGCTGGCGCCGCTGATTGCGAATCTGGCTGCAAGTGAAATTATTGATGGCAAATCAAGAAATGAATTAGCCCCTTGTCGCCTCTCACGGTTCTAG
- a CDS encoding DoxX family protein gives MSVTLWIVQLILALGFIYSGWMKTIRIESSKKTWAWVNDVPKSLVILIGIAELLGALGLVLPWALNITPVLTPIAAIALAVVTMLGMLFHIRRKEYRELGVNIFFIVLALIIAFGRL, from the coding sequence ATGAGTGTAACGTTATGGATCGTACAACTTATATTGGCGCTAGGTTTCATATATTCAGGATGGATGAAAACCATTCGTATCGAGTCGTCAAAAAAGACCTGGGCCTGGGTCAATGATGTGCCAAAAAGTCTAGTTATTTTGATCGGTATCGCGGAGCTACTCGGAGCGCTGGGCCTTGTTTTGCCTTGGGCACTGAACATCACTCCAGTGCTTACGCCGATCGCCGCAATCGCTTTGGCTGTTGTCACAATGCTTGGAATGCTGTTTCATATTCGGCGTAAAGAGTACCGGGAGCTTGGCGTGAATATCTTTTTTATAGTTCTGGCATTGATCATAGCCTTTGGAAGACTATAA
- a CDS encoding helix-turn-helix domain-containing protein — protein sequence MTVYCKFGTALDILTGKWKSLILLRLLSNGTMRFSELQKAIPDISKKMLTQQLKELEYHDIVHREVYAQIPPKVEYSITEYGQLMKPVLQTMSDWGAGHMQHMEKLYSEEDEKGAHPSEPRKIDSLG from the coding sequence ATGACGGTATATTGCAAATTCGGAACGGCCTTGGATATCCTTACGGGTAAATGGAAATCTTTGATTCTTTTACGACTACTGAGCAACGGTACAATGCGGTTCAGCGAATTACAAAAAGCCATTCCAGATATTTCGAAAAAGATGCTGACCCAGCAGTTAAAAGAACTGGAGTATCACGATATTGTGCATCGGGAAGTATATGCCCAAATTCCGCCTAAGGTCGAATACTCGATTACGGAGTACGGACAGCTCATGAAACCTGTGCTCCAGACAATGAGCGACTGGGGAGCCGGCCATATGCAGCATATGGAGAAGCTGTACAGCGAAGAAGACGAAAAAGGAGCACACCCATCCGAACCTCGGAAAATCGATTCCTTGGGGTGA